A section of the Amycolatopsis sp. AA4 genome encodes:
- a CDS encoding heparin lyase I family protein, with the protein MRKVFACSAAAVASALVAAAALAAAPVSAQPVPQSVTWSADPADGVGAFNSIQCADGHFKTATDSAKGKVWVAEQLAQEERCEAVGPDLAAGKTFYLGWSSKYRITDSTSRYVFQLKCSPSDGTANHPIVLKISGGRLQLEDWTTDHTSVKLWDAPVSNDQWHDIAFRISTDRTKGTIQFWFDGKRQTFSDGSATYTGTTIDGTRNYLKWGVYHQADQTATQWLTKIRMGGSLADVTG; encoded by the coding sequence GTGCGCAAGGTTTTCGCCTGCTCCGCGGCCGCTGTCGCGAGCGCGCTCGTCGCCGCCGCCGCGCTGGCGGCCGCCCCGGTCTCCGCGCAACCGGTCCCGCAGTCCGTCACCTGGTCGGCCGACCCCGCGGACGGCGTCGGGGCGTTCAACTCGATCCAGTGCGCCGACGGCCACTTCAAGACCGCGACCGACTCCGCGAAGGGCAAGGTGTGGGTCGCCGAGCAGCTCGCCCAGGAGGAACGCTGCGAGGCGGTCGGCCCCGACCTCGCCGCGGGCAAGACCTTCTATCTCGGCTGGTCGTCGAAGTACCGCATCACCGACTCCACCAGCCGTTACGTGTTCCAGCTGAAATGCAGCCCGAGCGACGGCACTGCGAACCATCCGATCGTCCTCAAGATCTCCGGCGGCAGGCTCCAGCTGGAGGACTGGACGACCGACCACACCAGCGTCAAGCTCTGGGACGCGCCGGTCTCGAACGACCAGTGGCACGACATCGCCTTCCGGATCTCGACCGACCGCACCAAGGGCACGATCCAGTTCTGGTTCGACGGCAAGCGGCAGACGTTCTCCGACGGGTCGGCCACCTACACCGGCACCACGATCGACGGCACGCGCAACTACCTGAAGTGGGGCGTCTACCACCAGGCCGACCAGACGGCGACGCAGTGGCTCACCAAGATCCGGATGGGCGGCAGCCTGGCCGACGTCACCGGCTGA
- the miaA gene encoding tRNA (adenosine(37)-N6)-dimethylallyltransferase MiaA, which translates to MISPAQRPRPVAVVGPTATGKTALAVELALALDGEVVNADALQLYRGMDIGTAKATAEERRGVPHHLLDVLDVTETASVAAYQRDARGTIERILAAGRVPVLTGGSGLYVQAVLDDLRFPGTDPAVRARLDEEAAELGTAALYTRLGERDPAAAAAILPTNTRRIVRALEVIEITGEPFSANLPKPGPARWDTVLIGIDREIAELDERVDLRVERMFEAGLVDEVRALLGRGLRDGKTASRALGYQQVLAELDGEGDFAAAAAATAQATRRFVRRQRSWFRRDKRIQWFDGGSADLAARVLAALDQ; encoded by the coding sequence GTGATCAGCCCTGCTCAACGGCCTCGTCCGGTGGCCGTCGTCGGCCCCACCGCCACCGGGAAGACCGCGCTGGCCGTCGAACTCGCGCTGGCGCTGGACGGCGAGGTGGTCAACGCCGACGCGCTCCAGCTCTACCGGGGCATGGACATCGGGACCGCCAAAGCGACGGCGGAGGAACGGCGAGGGGTCCCGCACCACCTGCTGGACGTACTCGACGTGACCGAGACCGCGTCGGTCGCCGCCTATCAGCGTGACGCCCGCGGCACGATCGAGCGGATTCTCGCCGCGGGCCGGGTCCCGGTGCTGACCGGCGGTTCGGGGCTGTACGTGCAAGCGGTCCTGGACGACCTCCGTTTCCCCGGCACCGATCCCGCGGTGCGCGCACGGCTCGACGAAGAAGCGGCCGAACTCGGCACCGCCGCGCTCTACACCCGGCTGGGGGAGCGCGACCCGGCCGCGGCGGCGGCGATCCTGCCCACGAACACCCGCCGCATCGTGCGCGCGCTGGAAGTCATCGAGATCACCGGCGAGCCGTTCTCCGCGAACCTGCCGAAACCGGGTCCGGCGCGCTGGGACACCGTGCTGATCGGGATCGACCGCGAGATCGCCGAGCTGGACGAGCGCGTCGACCTGCGGGTGGAGCGGATGTTCGAGGCCGGTCTCGTGGACGAGGTGCGCGCGTTGCTGGGACGCGGTCTGCGGGACGGGAAAACCGCTTCGCGGGCGCTGGGCTACCAGCAGGTGCTGGCCGAGCTGGACGGCGAGGGCGACTTCGCGGCGGCCGCGGCGGCGACCGCGCAGGCCACTCGCCGGTTCGTGCGGCGGCAGCGTTCGTGGTTCCGCCGGGACAAGCGGATCCAGTGGTTCGACGGCGGATCGGCGGACCTGGCCGCGCGGGTCCTCGCCGCGCTCGACCAGTAG
- a CDS encoding MFS transporter: MRRDSLFFHADFRRLWAGDTASQLGMFVGVTAIPLLAAVTLAATPFEMGLLTMAETLGFLVLGLPAGVWVDRMRKRPLMLAADLVRGVLLLSVPLAWWAGVLTMAQVLVVVLFVGFATVFFDVSYQAYLPALVGREKLLEGNAKLQGVQSSAQIAGPSLAGLLVQFVGAASTVLVTGLGYLTSALCLWRIRTVETLPERTEHDRLVPQMLEGLRFVVADRPLRAIVACTATSNFFGGVVQAVQVLFLTRTAGLKPAEIGGLLAVSGVGGIAAALCAGPIIRKIGQARSIWLIPVLFWPGELLVLAARPDWRIALAGLGMAAFGFGVILYNIAQVSYRQAITPDRLLGRMNASVRFVVWGALPLGGLLGGALGEGLGLAGTLWIGSAGPIAGALWVICSPLRRMRDLPTGGEIAVPAP; this comes from the coding sequence GTGCGTCGCGACTCACTCTTCTTCCACGCCGATTTCCGCAGGCTGTGGGCCGGGGACACGGCGAGCCAGCTGGGGATGTTCGTCGGGGTCACCGCCATTCCGCTGCTCGCCGCCGTCACGCTGGCCGCCACCCCGTTCGAGATGGGCCTGCTGACCATGGCCGAAACGCTCGGCTTCCTGGTCCTCGGCCTGCCCGCCGGCGTGTGGGTGGACCGGATGCGCAAGCGGCCGCTCATGCTCGCCGCCGACCTGGTCCGCGGGGTGCTGCTGCTCAGCGTCCCGCTCGCCTGGTGGGCCGGCGTGCTCACGATGGCGCAGGTGCTGGTGGTCGTGCTGTTCGTCGGCTTCGCCACGGTCTTCTTCGACGTCTCCTACCAGGCGTATCTCCCCGCGCTGGTCGGCCGCGAAAAGCTGCTGGAGGGCAACGCGAAGCTGCAGGGCGTGCAGTCGTCGGCGCAGATCGCCGGGCCGAGCCTCGCCGGCCTGCTCGTGCAGTTCGTCGGCGCGGCCAGCACGGTCCTGGTCACCGGGCTCGGCTATCTCACGTCCGCGCTGTGCCTGTGGCGCATCCGCACCGTCGAAACGCTCCCGGAACGCACCGAGCACGACCGCCTGGTGCCGCAGATGCTGGAAGGCCTGCGGTTCGTCGTCGCCGACCGGCCGCTGCGCGCGATCGTCGCCTGCACCGCCACGTCGAACTTCTTCGGCGGAGTGGTCCAGGCCGTCCAGGTGCTGTTCCTGACGCGCACGGCCGGGCTGAAACCGGCCGAGATCGGCGGCCTGCTCGCGGTGAGCGGCGTCGGCGGCATCGCGGCCGCGCTGTGCGCCGGGCCGATCATCCGCAAGATCGGGCAGGCCCGGTCGATCTGGCTGATTCCGGTGCTGTTCTGGCCGGGCGAACTCCTGGTCCTCGCCGCCCGGCCGGACTGGCGGATCGCGCTCGCCGGGCTCGGGATGGCCGCGTTCGGGTTCGGCGTGATCCTCTACAACATCGCGCAGGTCTCCTACCGCCAGGCGATCACGCCGGACCGGCTGCTGGGCCGGATGAACGCGAGCGTCCGGTTCGTCGTCTGGGGAGCGCTGCCCCTCGGCGGGCTGCTGGGCGGCGCGCTCGGCGAAGGGCTCGGGCTCGCCGGCACGCTGTGGATCGGGTCCGCCGGGCCGATCGCGGGCGCGCTGTGGGTGATCTGTTCGCCGCTGCGGCGCATGCGGGACCTGCCGACGGGCGGGGAAATCGCTGTACCCGCGCCGTAA
- a CDS encoding membrane protein: protein MSEPGTPAEVDPRLSDEIDDAGRRAARTVELGRRGFTISVLMFVLLVAQILPWAQGRAGWETLAGEAGGVPQLFAVTSTGVGLFIGAVALVSRRWWVAWCCAAGGWFASVDGLLAIWSQQSAHASGAAGGGPGIGMIVAWIATIVLATLWMRTAFSRN, encoded by the coding sequence ATGAGCGAACCGGGAACGCCGGCCGAGGTCGACCCCAGGCTGAGCGACGAGATCGACGACGCGGGCCGCCGCGCCGCGCGCACGGTGGAGCTGGGCAGGCGCGGGTTCACCATCTCGGTGCTGATGTTCGTGCTGCTGGTGGCCCAGATCCTGCCGTGGGCGCAGGGCCGCGCGGGCTGGGAAACGCTGGCCGGCGAGGCGGGCGGGGTCCCGCAGCTGTTCGCCGTGACGTCCACCGGCGTCGGCCTGTTCATCGGCGCGGTCGCGCTCGTGTCCCGCCGCTGGTGGGTCGCGTGGTGCTGCGCCGCGGGCGGCTGGTTCGCCTCGGTCGACGGCCTGCTGGCGATCTGGTCGCAGCAGTCCGCGCACGCCAGCGGAGCGGCCGGAGGCGGTCCGGGCATCGGGATGATCGTGGCGTGGATCGCGACGATCGTCTTGGCGACGCTGTGGATGCGGACGGCTTTCTCGCGCAACTGA
- a CDS encoding DUF349 domain-containing protein, with translation MAQENTSPGTPAPHPVPHAQGGGHAAPPVPPAEPSPATWGRIDGEGTVYVFTADGEREVGVWQAGTPEEGLLHYARRFDDVRTEVELLETRLNSGAGDPKHALSSATQIRDGLGEAAVVGDLKALGARLEYVIGLAEKALVHVKHEREEARAAAVARKQALADEAEKIAAESTQWKAAGDRLRAILDEWKTVKGVDRKTDDELWKRFSKAREAFNRRRGSHFAELDKQRASAKQRKEELIAEAEALSDSDDWGATAGRYKDLMAEWKAAGRAPKDSDEALWQRFRAAQDAFFARRSAVFSERDAEFAGNAQRKEELLVEAEKIDVAANLEAAKSALRRIQEQWDEIGKVPRERIRELDGRLKAVQDAVKSAEDSRWRRTDPEAQARAAQFRERVEQFESQAAKARAAGDERRAKKAEEQAAQWREWMEAAEAAVADR, from the coding sequence ATGGCCCAGGAGAACACGTCCCCCGGCACCCCGGCGCCGCACCCGGTGCCGCACGCGCAGGGCGGCGGCCACGCCGCGCCTCCGGTGCCGCCCGCCGAGCCCAGCCCCGCCACCTGGGGCCGGATCGACGGGGAAGGCACCGTTTACGTCTTCACCGCCGACGGCGAACGCGAGGTCGGGGTCTGGCAGGCCGGCACGCCCGAGGAGGGCCTGCTGCACTACGCGCGCCGCTTCGACGACGTGCGCACCGAGGTCGAACTGCTCGAAACGCGGCTGAACTCCGGGGCGGGCGACCCGAAGCACGCTCTCTCCAGCGCCACCCAGATCCGCGACGGGCTCGGCGAGGCGGCCGTGGTCGGCGACCTCAAGGCTCTCGGCGCGCGGCTCGAGTACGTGATCGGGCTGGCGGAGAAGGCCCTGGTCCACGTCAAGCACGAGCGCGAGGAAGCCCGCGCGGCGGCCGTGGCGCGCAAGCAGGCGCTGGCCGACGAGGCGGAGAAGATCGCCGCCGAGTCCACCCAGTGGAAGGCCGCGGGCGACCGGCTGCGCGCGATCCTCGACGAGTGGAAGACGGTCAAGGGCGTCGACCGCAAGACCGACGACGAGCTGTGGAAGCGCTTCTCGAAGGCGCGCGAGGCGTTCAACCGCCGCCGCGGCTCGCACTTCGCCGAACTGGACAAGCAGCGGGCGAGCGCGAAGCAGCGCAAGGAAGAGCTGATCGCCGAGGCCGAGGCGCTGTCCGACTCGGACGACTGGGGAGCCACCGCGGGCCGGTACAAGGACCTGATGGCTGAGTGGAAGGCCGCCGGACGCGCGCCGAAGGACAGCGACGAGGCGCTGTGGCAGCGGTTCCGCGCGGCCCAGGACGCGTTCTTCGCCCGCCGCTCGGCGGTGTTCTCCGAGCGCGACGCGGAGTTCGCCGGCAACGCCCAGCGCAAGGAAGAACTGCTGGTCGAGGCCGAGAAGATCGACGTGGCGGCCAACCTCGAGGCGGCCAAGTCGGCGCTGCGCCGGATCCAGGAGCAGTGGGACGAGATCGGCAAGGTCCCGCGCGAGCGCATCCGCGAACTGGACGGACGGCTCAAAGCGGTGCAGGACGCGGTGAAGTCGGCCGAGGACAGCCGCTGGCGCCGCACCGACCCGGAGGCGCAGGCGCGCGCCGCGCAGTTCCGGGAGCGCGTCGAGCAGTTCGAATCGCAGGCCGCCAAGGCCCGCGCGGCCGGGGACGAGCGGCGGGCGAAGAAGGCCGAGGAGCAGGCCGCCCAGTGGCGGGAATGGATGGAGGCCGCGGAAGCCGCGGTCGCCGATCGCTGA
- the valS gene encoding valine--tRNA ligase codes for MNEKIPHKVGVDGLTAKWVPVWEREGVYRFDRSRPDVYSIDTPPLTASGSLHIGHVFSYTHTDVLARYQRMRGRSVFYPVGWDDNGLPTERRVQNHFGVRCEPSLPYDLSFAPPEKPGKNAIPVSRRNFVELCRQLTETDEKVFEEVWRSIGLSVDWTLAYQTIDPATTEISQRAFLRNLARGEAYQSEAPTLWDVTFRTAVAQAELEDRERPGAYHDLVFTAGDGAEVLISTTRPELLPACVALVAHPDDERYQGLFGKTVRTPVFGVEVPVHAHHLADPEKGTGIAMVCTFGDTTDVTWWRALQLETRPVLGRDGRFRSEPPHGVPAEKYEPLAGKTVHTGRQIVVDLLREVGALRGEPRPITHPVKFYEKGDKPLEIVTSRQWYLRNGGRDDALRAKLLERGEELNWVPPHMRVRYRSWVEGLTSDWLVSRQRFFGVPIPVWYPLDADGEPDHDSVLTPEDASLPVDPSTDVPPGYTEEQRGVPGGFVAEADVMDTWATSSLTPQIAGRWSLDDDLFRRVFPFSLRPQAHEIIRTWLFSTAVRAELEEGVLPWRDAVISGWVLDPDRKKMSKSVGNVVTPADLLERHGSDAVRYWAASARPGVDTAVDEGQMKVGRRLATKLLNVSKFVLGLGVPKPESSATEPLDRSVLAALAKVIEEATAAFEALDQARALQVTETFFWTFCDDYVELVKGRAYGDLGAEAAESAQVALRTVLSALVRMFAPVLPFAAEEIWSWWQEGSVHQASWPTAPDADGDVALLPLASSVIAAVRRAKSDAKVSMRTAIETLSVTAPADVLEGFAGIAEDVRTAGVVNSVATQEGELSVAVTIS; via the coding sequence ATGAACGAGAAGATCCCGCACAAAGTCGGCGTCGACGGCCTGACCGCCAAATGGGTACCGGTGTGGGAACGCGAAGGCGTATACCGGTTCGACCGGTCGCGCCCGGACGTCTACTCGATCGACACGCCGCCGCTGACCGCGAGCGGTTCGCTGCACATCGGGCACGTCTTCTCCTACACGCACACCGACGTTCTCGCGCGCTACCAGCGGATGCGCGGCCGTTCGGTCTTCTACCCGGTCGGCTGGGACGACAACGGCCTGCCCACCGAACGCCGCGTGCAGAACCACTTCGGCGTGCGCTGCGAGCCGTCGCTGCCCTACGACCTGTCCTTCGCTCCGCCGGAAAAGCCCGGCAAGAACGCGATTCCGGTGTCCCGGCGCAATTTCGTGGAACTGTGCCGCCAGCTGACCGAAACCGACGAGAAGGTGTTCGAGGAGGTCTGGCGGAGCATCGGGCTTTCGGTGGACTGGACGCTGGCGTACCAGACGATCGATCCGGCGACCACGGAGATCTCGCAGCGCGCGTTCCTGCGCAACCTCGCGCGCGGCGAGGCGTACCAATCCGAAGCCCCGACGCTGTGGGATGTCACCTTCCGCACCGCCGTCGCGCAGGCGGAACTGGAGGACCGCGAACGTCCGGGCGCGTATCACGACCTCGTGTTCACCGCCGGCGACGGCGCGGAGGTGCTCATCTCCACCACGCGGCCCGAATTGCTGCCCGCGTGCGTCGCACTGGTCGCGCATCCGGATGACGAGCGCTACCAAGGCCTTTTCGGGAAAACCGTGCGCACGCCGGTGTTCGGCGTCGAGGTTCCGGTGCACGCGCACCATCTCGCGGATCCGGAGAAGGGCACCGGCATCGCGATGGTCTGCACCTTCGGCGACACCACCGACGTCACCTGGTGGCGCGCGCTGCAGCTCGAAACGCGTCCGGTACTCGGCCGCGACGGCCGGTTCCGCTCGGAGCCGCCGCACGGCGTTCCGGCGGAGAAGTACGAACCCCTGGCGGGCAAGACTGTCCACACTGGACGCCAGATTGTGGTGGACCTCCTGCGGGAGGTGGGCGCCCTGCGCGGCGAGCCGAGGCCGATCACGCATCCGGTGAAGTTCTACGAAAAGGGCGACAAGCCGCTGGAAATCGTCACGAGCCGCCAGTGGTACCTGCGCAACGGCGGCCGCGACGACGCCCTGCGCGCGAAACTGCTGGAGCGCGGCGAGGAGCTGAACTGGGTCCCGCCGCACATGCGGGTCCGCTACCGCAGCTGGGTCGAGGGCCTGACCAGCGACTGGCTGGTCAGCCGCCAGCGGTTCTTCGGCGTGCCGATCCCGGTCTGGTACCCGCTGGACGCCGACGGCGAGCCGGACCACGACTCGGTGCTGACTCCCGAGGACGCGAGCCTGCCGGTGGACCCGAGCACCGACGTTCCGCCGGGCTACACCGAGGAACAGCGCGGCGTGCCGGGCGGGTTCGTCGCGGAGGCGGACGTGATGGACACCTGGGCGACGTCGTCTCTGACGCCGCAGATCGCCGGCCGCTGGAGCCTCGACGACGACCTGTTCCGCCGCGTGTTCCCGTTCTCGCTGCGGCCGCAGGCGCACGAGATCATCCGCACCTGGCTGTTCTCCACCGCGGTCCGCGCCGAACTGGAGGAAGGCGTGCTGCCGTGGCGCGACGCGGTGATCTCCGGCTGGGTGCTCGACCCGGACCGCAAGAAGATGTCGAAATCGGTCGGCAACGTCGTCACGCCGGCGGATCTCCTGGAGCGGCACGGTTCCGACGCGGTGCGCTACTGGGCGGCGAGCGCGCGGCCCGGCGTCGACACGGCGGTGGACGAAGGCCAGATGAAGGTCGGGCGACGGCTGGCGACGAAGCTGTTGAACGTGAGCAAATTCGTGCTCGGCCTCGGCGTCCCCAAGCCGGAATCGAGCGCGACCGAGCCGTTGGACCGGTCTGTGCTCGCTGCGCTGGCGAAGGTGATCGAGGAGGCCACCGCCGCGTTCGAAGCACTCGACCAGGCGCGTGCGTTGCAGGTGACCGAGACGTTCTTCTGGACGTTCTGCGACGACTACGTAGAGCTGGTCAAGGGCCGCGCGTACGGGGATCTCGGCGCGGAGGCGGCGGAATCGGCGCAGGTGGCGCTGCGGACGGTGCTGTCGGCATTGGTGCGGATGTTCGCGCCGGTGCTGCCGTTCGCCGCCGAGGAGATCTGGTCGTGGTGGCAGGAAGGTTCCGTGCACCAGGCGTCCTGGCCGACCGCGCCCGACGCGGACGGCGACGTCGCCTTGCTGCCGTTGGCCAGTTCCGTCATCGCCGCGGTGCGCCGGGCCAAGTCCGACGCGAAGGTGTCCATGCGGACCGCCATCGAGACGCTGTCGGTCACCGCTCCGGCGGACGTGCTCGAAGGCTTCGCCGGAATCGCCGAGGACGTCCGGACCGCCGGGGTGGTGAATTCCGTGGCCACCCAGGAGGGCGAGCTTTCGGTGGCGGTGACGATCAGCTGA
- the dapF gene encoding diaminopimelate epimerase: MGGIEFLKGHGTQNDFVLLPDAAGRLDLTAERVAALCDRQRGIGADGVLRVVRAKAIGEESVGEWFMDYRNADGSIAEMCGNGTRVFARYLVDAGLAEAGEFVIGTRAGDRPVVVHPDRSVTVQMGPAAITGTSVTVVAGQPFSGVAVNVGNPHLVSVTDTDIAGLDLRDQPDFDHDFFPAGVNLEFVNVLGEGALRMRVHERGVGETRACGTGTVAAVAASLHLAGKDTGESTVDIPGGRVSVTVGRGESTLTGPAEIVARGELDEAWWLAAGA, translated from the coding sequence ATGGGCGGCATCGAATTCCTCAAGGGCCACGGCACGCAGAACGACTTCGTGCTGCTGCCCGACGCGGCCGGCCGCCTCGACCTGACGGCGGAGCGCGTCGCGGCGCTGTGCGACCGGCAGCGGGGCATCGGCGCGGACGGCGTGCTGCGCGTCGTCCGGGCGAAGGCGATCGGCGAAGAATCCGTCGGCGAGTGGTTCATGGACTACCGCAACGCGGACGGGTCGATCGCCGAGATGTGCGGCAACGGCACCCGCGTTTTCGCGCGCTACCTGGTCGACGCCGGACTGGCCGAGGCGGGCGAGTTCGTCATCGGCACCCGCGCGGGCGACCGGCCGGTCGTCGTGCACCCGGACCGTTCGGTCACCGTGCAGATGGGCCCGGCGGCGATCACCGGCACGTCGGTCACCGTGGTGGCCGGGCAGCCGTTTTCCGGGGTCGCGGTGAACGTCGGCAACCCGCACCTGGTGTCGGTCACCGACACCGACATCGCCGGGCTCGACCTGCGCGACCAGCCCGATTTCGACCACGACTTCTTCCCGGCCGGGGTCAACCTGGAGTTCGTCAACGTGCTCGGCGAGGGCGCGCTGCGGATGCGCGTCCACGAACGCGGCGTGGGGGAGACGCGCGCCTGCGGCACCGGCACGGTCGCCGCGGTGGCCGCCTCTCTGCACCTCGCGGGCAAGGACACCGGCGAGTCCACAGTGGACATCCCGGGCGGCCGGGTGTCGGTCACGGTCGGGCGCGGCGAGTCCACGCTGACCGGACCGGCCGAGATCGTGGCCCGCGGCGAGCTGGACGAAGCCTGGTGGCTCGCCGCGGGCGCTTGA
- a CDS encoding TAXI family TRAP transporter solute-binding subunit, whose amino-acid sequence MRWRLTAALAVLMVLLSGCGPSFANLHLRVAAGSVGGVYHDLAGPLAAAWAGELGIETPEVLATQGSRDNLNRVLSGGADVAFVAADLAADAAAAHPGKLAALARIHDDYLHIVVRKDSPYTSVSMLRGRHIAVGSPESGVEYIADRVLQVAGLKSSVSVNQLSLEESLTALADRRIDAMFWSGGLPTPLITEYNRKVGLRLLDMSSLMPGMQRFSPVYGTATIPGSTYDQPGPVTTLVVPNFLVVPTSMSADVAEALTKGLYDARPRLAAVNRAALSIDVHPGIETAPLPLHPGARAYYRAEKV is encoded by the coding sequence ATGCGATGGAGGCTGACGGCGGCGCTGGCAGTGCTCATGGTGCTGCTGAGCGGGTGCGGGCCGAGCTTCGCGAACCTGCACCTGCGCGTCGCGGCCGGGTCGGTGGGCGGCGTCTACCACGACCTCGCCGGGCCGCTGGCGGCGGCGTGGGCGGGCGAACTCGGCATCGAAACGCCCGAGGTGCTCGCCACCCAGGGGTCGCGCGACAACCTCAACCGAGTGCTTTCCGGGGGCGCGGACGTCGCGTTCGTCGCCGCGGACCTGGCCGCGGACGCGGCGGCCGCGCACCCCGGCAAGCTCGCCGCGCTGGCCCGCATCCACGACGACTACCTGCACATCGTCGTCCGCAAGGATTCGCCGTACACCTCGGTGTCGATGCTGCGCGGCCGCCACATCGCGGTCGGCTCGCCGGAATCGGGCGTCGAGTACATCGCCGACCGGGTGCTGCAGGTCGCCGGGCTGAAAAGCTCGGTCTCGGTGAACCAGCTGAGCCTGGAGGAGTCGCTCACCGCGCTGGCGGACCGCAGGATCGACGCGATGTTCTGGTCCGGCGGGCTGCCGACGCCGCTCATCACCGAGTACAACCGCAAGGTCGGCCTGCGGCTGCTCGACATGTCCAGCCTGATGCCGGGCATGCAGCGGTTCAGCCCGGTGTACGGCACCGCGACCATCCCCGGCAGCACCTACGACCAGCCCGGTCCGGTCACCACGCTGGTGGTGCCGAACTTCCTGGTCGTGCCCACCTCGATGTCGGCCGACGTCGCCGAAGCGCTCACGAAGGGCCTGTACGACGCCCGCCCGCGGCTCGCGGCGGTCAACCGGGCGGCGCTGTCGATAGACGTGCACCCGGGCATCGAGACCGCTCCGCTGCCGCTGCATCCCGGCGCGCGGGCGTATTACCGCGCGGAGAAGGTCTAG
- the miaB gene encoding tRNA (N6-isopentenyl adenosine(37)-C2)-methylthiotransferase MiaB, producing the protein MNAKTYQIRTFGCQMNVHDSERLAGQLEEAGYVPAAGQAKPDLVVFNTCAVRENADNKLYGTLGHLRPDKVANPDMQIAVGGCLAQKDRGDIVKRAPWVDVVFGTHNIGSLPTLLERARHNAEAEVEILESLETFPSTLPARRESSYASWVSVSVGCNNTCTFCIVPSLRGKERDRRPGEILAEVEALVAEGVLEVTLLGQNVNSYGVEFGDRLAFGKLLRATGGIDGLERVRFTSPHPAAFTSDVIDAMAETPNVCHQLHMPLQSGSDRVLREMRRSYRSARFLNILDEVRAAMPDAAITTDIIVGFPGETEEDFQATLDVVRAARFSSAFTFQYSKRPGTPAAEMAEQLPKEVVQERYDRLVELQNEISWEENRKLVGRRVELLVAAGEGRKDAETHRMSGRARDGRLVHFTPTGSAVDRSVRPGDVVETVISYGAPHHLVADGDLLTHRRTRAGDNAEAGLRPKTSGVTLGLPGFGAPAAQPAPVSGCAG; encoded by the coding sequence ATGAACGCGAAAACGTACCAGATCCGCACGTTCGGGTGCCAGATGAACGTGCACGACTCCGAACGGCTCGCCGGACAGCTCGAGGAAGCGGGTTACGTCCCCGCCGCCGGGCAGGCGAAGCCGGATCTGGTCGTGTTCAACACCTGCGCCGTGCGGGAGAACGCGGACAACAAGCTCTACGGCACCCTCGGGCACCTCCGCCCGGACAAGGTCGCCAATCCGGACATGCAGATCGCGGTCGGCGGCTGTCTCGCGCAGAAGGACCGCGGCGACATCGTCAAGCGCGCGCCGTGGGTCGACGTCGTCTTCGGGACGCACAACATCGGCTCGCTGCCGACGCTGCTGGAGCGCGCGCGGCACAACGCCGAGGCCGAGGTCGAGATCCTCGAATCGCTCGAGACGTTCCCGTCCACGCTGCCCGCGCGCCGCGAATCGTCCTACGCGAGCTGGGTGTCGGTTTCGGTCGGCTGCAACAACACCTGCACGTTCTGCATCGTGCCGTCGCTGCGCGGCAAGGAGCGCGACCGTCGTCCCGGAGAGATCCTCGCGGAGGTCGAGGCGCTGGTCGCCGAGGGCGTGCTCGAAGTGACCCTGCTGGGCCAGAACGTGAACTCCTACGGCGTCGAGTTCGGCGACCGGCTCGCGTTCGGCAAGCTGCTGCGCGCGACCGGCGGGATCGACGGGCTGGAGCGCGTGCGGTTCACCTCGCCGCATCCGGCCGCGTTCACCTCGGACGTGATCGACGCGATGGCCGAGACCCCGAATGTCTGCCACCAGCTGCACATGCCGCTGCAGTCCGGTTCGGACCGGGTGCTGCGCGAGATGCGCCGGTCGTACCGGTCCGCGCGGTTCCTGAACATCCTCGACGAGGTGCGCGCCGCGATGCCGGACGCCGCGATCACCACCGACATCATCGTCGGCTTCCCCGGCGAGACCGAGGAAGATTTCCAGGCGACGCTCGACGTCGTCCGCGCCGCGCGGTTCTCCAGCGCGTTCACGTTCCAGTACTCGAAGCGTCCCGGCACGCCCGCCGCGGAGATGGCGGAGCAGCTGCCGAAGGAGGTCGTGCAGGAACGCTACGACCGGCTGGTCGAGCTGCAGAACGAGATCTCCTGGGAAGAGAATCGGAAGCTGGTCGGCCGCCGGGTCGAACTGCTGGTCGCCGCGGGCGAGGGACGCAAGGACGCGGAGACGCACCGGATGAGCGGGCGCGCCCGTGACGGCAGGCTGGTGCACTTCACGCCGACCGGCTCGGCCGTCGACCGCTCGGTCCGCCCGGGCGACGTCGTGGAGACGGTGATCAGCTACGGCGCGCCGCATCACCTCGTCGCCGACGGCGACCTCCTGACCCATCGCCGCACGCGAGCGGGCGACAACGCCGAAGCCGGTCTTCGGCCCAAGACGAGCGGGGTCACCCTGGGACTGCCGGGCTTCGGAGCCCCGGCGGCGCAGCCGGCCCCGGTGAGCGGGTGCGCAGGATGA